In the genome of Paenibacillus sp. FSL R5-0766, one region contains:
- the dapF gene encoding diaminopimelate epimerase: MEFTKMHGLGNDFIVVFGEKELPADAAELAVKWCNRFFGIGADGLVYILPSEKADFQMRIMNSDGSEAEQCGNAIRCVSKYVYDHGHVNQEQITIETIGAGVQPVSLNIRDGKVETVRVDMGEPILNGLQVPTTVDANPVVDHYIEANGHAFKFTAVSMGNPHAVIYVDDAVNFDLTTWGPLLEVHPMFPKKINVEFATVRDRGYVDMRVWERGAGPTLACGTGACATLVSSVLNGHTDRTAVISLKGGDLHIEWNEADNHVYMTGPAEVVFKGITS, translated from the coding sequence ATGGAATTTACGAAAATGCATGGACTTGGTAACGATTTTATCGTTGTATTTGGTGAAAAGGAGCTTCCGGCAGATGCGGCAGAACTGGCTGTGAAATGGTGCAACCGTTTCTTTGGCATCGGTGCGGATGGTCTGGTTTATATACTGCCTTCGGAGAAAGCGGACTTTCAGATGCGTATCATGAATTCGGACGGTTCGGAAGCAGAGCAGTGCGGTAATGCCATTCGCTGTGTATCCAAATACGTATACGATCATGGTCACGTGAACCAGGAGCAGATCACCATTGAAACGATTGGTGCAGGGGTACAACCTGTGAGTCTCAACATTCGTGATGGTAAAGTGGAAACGGTACGTGTCGACATGGGTGAGCCGATCTTGAATGGTCTTCAAGTGCCTACAACGGTGGATGCCAACCCGGTGGTTGATCACTACATTGAAGCGAATGGACATGCGTTCAAATTCACTGCCGTATCCATGGGTAACCCACATGCGGTTATCTATGTAGATGACGCTGTGAATTTTGACCTCACGACTTGGGGACCCCTTCTTGAAGTGCATCCGATGTTTCCAAAAAAAATCAATGTGGAATTCGCCACAGTTCGTGACCGTGGATATGTGGACATGCGTGTATGGGAACGCGGAGCGGGTCCAACACTTGCTTGTGGAACCGGAGCTTGTGCGACACTGGTATCCTCTGTCCTGAACGGACATACAGATCGTACAGCTGTCATCAGCCTCAAGGGTGGGGATCTCCACATTGAGTGGAATGAAGCTGACAATCATGTGTACATGACTGGACCTGCTGAAGTTGTTTTTAAAGGAATCACTTCATAA
- the coaBC gene encoding bifunctional phosphopantothenoylcysteine decarboxylase/phosphopantothenate--cysteine ligase CoaBC yields MLNGKKIVLGVTGGIAAYKAATLCSRLVQKGADVHVIMTASATQFITELTLQTLTRNTVYTDTFDEREPAVVSHIHLADLADLVLVAPATANVIAKMAHGMADDMLSTTLLATTAPVMIAPAMNVHMYDHPAVKHNMNLLVERGAMMIEPGEGLLACGYVGKGRLEEPESIVDVVERFFEQRESADISRQGQASLLQGKKVVVTAGGTIERIDPVRYITNDSSGKMGFAIAAAARDLGADVKLVMGNTQAKPPENVELIPVQSAQDMYEAVTREWDDADIVVKAAAVADYRPKEVYTEKIKKKGDTLSLELIKNIDILETLGKQKTHQFLIGFAAETQSVEMYAREKLERKNCDLIVANDVTRTGAGFGTDTNAVHIYDREGLVEELPVLAKDDVAQRLLRIAAERIAGRN; encoded by the coding sequence ATGTTGAACGGTAAAAAAATCGTGCTTGGTGTGACTGGCGGCATAGCGGCTTATAAAGCGGCAACATTATGCAGCAGACTGGTGCAAAAGGGAGCGGATGTACATGTGATTATGACAGCTTCCGCTACACAGTTTATTACCGAATTAACGCTGCAAACGTTGACCCGAAACACCGTATATACCGATACATTTGATGAGCGTGAACCGGCAGTCGTATCTCATATTCATCTGGCCGATCTGGCTGATCTTGTTCTGGTTGCTCCGGCAACAGCCAATGTAATTGCCAAGATGGCGCATGGCATGGCAGATGATATGCTCTCAACAACTCTTCTTGCCACGACAGCCCCTGTCATGATTGCTCCAGCGATGAATGTACATATGTATGATCATCCAGCTGTAAAGCATAATATGAACCTGCTTGTTGAACGGGGCGCCATGATGATTGAACCGGGTGAAGGTCTGCTTGCGTGTGGATATGTGGGCAAGGGACGTCTGGAAGAACCGGAGAGCATTGTGGATGTGGTGGAACGTTTCTTTGAACAGCGCGAATCTGCAGATATTAGTCGGCAGGGACAAGCTTCGTTGTTACAAGGCAAGAAGGTTGTTGTTACGGCTGGCGGTACGATTGAGCGCATTGACCCAGTACGATATATTACGAACGATTCATCTGGCAAAATGGGATTTGCCATAGCCGCAGCTGCGCGTGATCTGGGGGCTGATGTGAAATTGGTTATGGGCAATACCCAAGCCAAGCCACCGGAGAACGTTGAGTTGATTCCTGTACAGTCTGCACAGGATATGTATGAAGCGGTAACACGCGAGTGGGACGATGCTGATATCGTGGTTAAGGCGGCGGCAGTTGCCGATTATCGTCCAAAGGAAGTTTATACCGAGAAGATCAAGAAGAAAGGCGACACGCTGTCGCTCGAACTTATTAAAAATATAGATATTCTTGAAACACTGGGCAAACAGAAAACCCATCAGTTTTTGATTGGTTTTGCTGCGGAGACTCAGTCAGTTGAGATGTATGCACGTGAGAAATTGGAACGGAAAAACTGTGATCTGATCGTAGCCAATGATGTAACCCGCACGGGTGCAGGATTTGGAACAGACACCAACGCGGTACATATCTATGACCGGGAAGGTTTGGTGGAGGAGCTTCCAGTGTTGGCCAAGGACGATGTGGCTCAGCGGTTGCTCCGGATTGCGGCGGAGCGCATTGCCGGGAGGAATTAG
- a CDS encoding bifunctional homocysteine S-methyltransferase/methylenetetrahydrofolate reductase, which yields MKADLRKVMQERVLVGDGAMGTFLYQMGFPVGISYEELNLISPEVVADVHRRYRDAGTEIFETNTYSANYDKLSKFGLESKVEDVNRAGVRIAKEVAGDTGYVLGAVGSIRGGKRTNVSTSELKRFYQQQIFALLDEGVDGILLETFYDIEEMDIALLQARKLSDLPVIGQFAVEDVGHTLDGYTMPEAFRIMREQGADVIGFNCRSGPNGIMRAMETVSGRIGIPMSVYPNAGAADYVDGQFRYGATPEYFGQTAVQFAELGARIIGGCCGTTPDHITAMKEALADYVPSPILEPDPSESKPRIVLHEHVDERSGRGGQPTIVDLVKHRHTVIVELDPPRDLDIAKFMKGAETLKAAGADALTLADNSLAVTRMSNMALGHLVQDRTGLRPLVHIACRDRNLIGTQSHMMGFDALGINHVLAVTGDPARFGDLPGSSSVYDLTSFEIIRMIKQLNDGVAFSGKPLKQKAGFVIGAAFNPNVKYLEKAVQRLEKKIASGADYIMTQPIYDPELIVAMHEATKHLDVPIFVGVMPLASGRNAEYLHNEVPGIQLSDEVRSRMAGLEGEEGRAMGVKIAKELLDVATAHFKGIYLMTPFMFYGMTAELTQYVWEKSEHQCPTCFNPNNQLQ from the coding sequence ATGAAGGCGGATTTGCGCAAAGTTATGCAGGAACGGGTTCTCGTTGGAGATGGGGCCATGGGAACATTTCTGTACCAAATGGGGTTCCCGGTGGGGATTTCATATGAAGAATTAAACTTGATTTCACCTGAAGTAGTGGCGGATGTACATCGCCGTTATCGGGATGCAGGTACAGAAATATTTGAAACAAATACGTATTCTGCCAATTACGACAAGTTGTCCAAGTTCGGTCTGGAGTCCAAGGTGGAGGACGTGAACCGTGCCGGCGTACGCATTGCCAAAGAGGTAGCTGGGGATACCGGTTATGTGCTTGGTGCAGTTGGTTCCATTCGAGGTGGCAAGCGGACAAACGTGTCAACGAGTGAACTGAAACGCTTTTATCAACAACAGATCTTTGCACTGCTTGATGAAGGCGTGGATGGCATTTTGCTTGAAACCTTCTATGATATCGAGGAAATGGATATTGCCCTTTTGCAAGCGCGCAAGCTGAGTGATCTGCCCGTGATTGGACAGTTCGCGGTAGAGGATGTAGGGCATACACTGGACGGATATACAATGCCTGAAGCCTTCCGGATCATGCGGGAGCAGGGGGCGGACGTCATTGGTTTTAACTGTCGCTCAGGTCCAAACGGAATTATGCGTGCCATGGAAACCGTCTCGGGACGAATTGGTATTCCAATGTCCGTCTACCCGAACGCGGGTGCCGCAGATTATGTGGATGGTCAGTTCCGTTATGGTGCGACTCCGGAGTACTTTGGTCAGACGGCAGTGCAATTTGCCGAACTGGGTGCTCGTATTATCGGCGGTTGCTGTGGTACGACACCTGATCATATTACCGCTATGAAGGAGGCGCTTGCTGACTATGTGCCTTCGCCCATTCTGGAGCCTGATCCGTCAGAGTCCAAACCGCGTATTGTGTTGCATGAACATGTGGATGAGCGTTCCGGACGTGGCGGACAGCCTACGATTGTTGATCTGGTCAAGCATCGTCACACCGTTATCGTTGAACTTGACCCGCCGCGTGACTTGGACATTGCCAAGTTCATGAAAGGTGCCGAGACATTAAAAGCAGCAGGAGCTGATGCCCTGACACTGGCGGATAATTCACTCGCGGTTACACGCATGAGCAACATGGCGCTGGGTCACCTCGTTCAGGATCGCACGGGCCTTCGTCCACTGGTGCATATTGCCTGCCGTGACCGGAATCTGATTGGAACGCAGTCCCACATGATGGGGTTTGATGCTCTGGGCATTAATCATGTATTGGCTGTAACAGGAGATCCTGCAAGATTTGGTGATCTGCCGGGTTCAAGCTCGGTATACGATCTGACTTCTTTTGAAATCATACGCATGATCAAACAGTTGAACGATGGAGTGGCTTTCTCAGGTAAACCGCTGAAGCAAAAAGCGGGTTTTGTCATCGGAGCAGCATTTAATCCCAATGTGAAATATTTGGAGAAAGCTGTACAACGTCTGGAGAAGAAAATTGCCTCTGGCGCTGATTACATCATGACACAACCGATCTATGATCCTGAGTTGATTGTAGCAATGCACGAAGCGACCAAACATCTGGATGTGCCCATTTTTGTAGGTGTAATGCCGCTAGCGAGTGGACGGAATGCAGAGTATCTGCACAACGAGGTTCCCGGAATTCAGCTTTCAGATGAAGTGCGTTCCCGCATGGCAGGTCTGGAAGGCGAAGAAGGCCGTGCAATGGGGGTAAAAATTGCCAAAGAACTGCTGGATGTAGCAACAGCACATTTCAAAGGCATCTATCTCATGACACCGTTTATGTTCTACGGGATGACGGCCGAACTGACTCAATACGTATGGGAGAAGTCGGAGCATCAATGTCCTACTTGTTTCAACCCTAATAATCAATTACAATAG
- a CDS encoding NFACT RNA binding domain-containing protein: MALDGIVTRAIVHELQGCIGGRISKIHQPNGHDVVLTLRAQRGNSKLLVSASPTYPRVHYTEKTFLNPTEAPMFCMLLRKHCEGAIIEEIHQIGMERIIHINVRQRDELGDVSVKRIIIELMGRHSNIILLDPVTGTILDGIHHVTPSISSYRVIMPGFAYTAPPEQHKSNPLEVSRTAFEDSYHAAEEDASRWLVNSFSGLSPLIAGEIAARGIAAEGTVSTQAVVEGESLVEAGEIWNAFEAVMGPVRDHIYTPVTGTNAKGKMIFSAVHLQSIQDLEKIYDTMSKCMEDYYGDKAERDTVKQRVSDLLRFLQNERSKNIKKLDNLNKDLLEADDADKFRLWGELLFASLHQVHKGDKSVELVNFYDEDQANITIQLDPLLTPSDNAQRYFKRYNKYKNSLAVIHEQLGKTKDEIDYLDNLLQQLSIASMNDIEEIRDELVQQGYLRDRNKKGKKKKKSDRPTVHQFTSSEGIDILVGKNNLQNEYVTNRLASSNDTWLHTKDIPGSHVVIRSTDFGEATLEEAAQLAAYFSQAKESSSVPVDYTFIRHVRKPSGAKPGFVIYDHQKTLFVTPNDELIKSLPSTIKNG, encoded by the coding sequence ATGGCATTGGACGGCATTGTAACACGGGCCATTGTTCATGAACTGCAAGGCTGCATTGGTGGACGTATCAGCAAAATCCATCAGCCGAATGGCCATGACGTAGTTCTCACCCTGCGTGCTCAGCGCGGAAATAGTAAATTGCTTGTTTCGGCAAGCCCAACCTATCCCCGTGTGCATTATACGGAAAAAACATTCCTTAACCCTACGGAAGCACCCATGTTCTGCATGTTGCTCCGCAAGCACTGTGAAGGTGCAATCATTGAGGAGATCCATCAGATTGGCATGGAGCGTATTATCCACATCAATGTGCGCCAGCGCGACGAACTGGGGGATGTTTCGGTTAAACGGATCATCATTGAATTGATGGGGCGTCACAGTAATATTATTTTGCTTGATCCTGTTACAGGAACGATTCTGGATGGCATTCATCATGTGACTCCTTCCATCAGTAGCTACCGGGTAATCATGCCTGGATTCGCGTATACTGCCCCACCCGAGCAACATAAAAGTAATCCGCTCGAAGTGAGTCGTACAGCATTCGAGGACAGCTATCATGCCGCTGAAGAAGATGCATCACGCTGGCTTGTGAACTCCTTTAGCGGTCTTAGCCCGTTAATTGCGGGAGAGATTGCCGCCCGTGGGATTGCTGCTGAAGGCACCGTGAGCACTCAGGCTGTGGTGGAGGGTGAGAGCCTAGTTGAGGCTGGTGAAATCTGGAACGCTTTTGAAGCCGTGATGGGGCCTGTCAGAGATCATATCTACACGCCTGTAACCGGAACAAACGCCAAAGGCAAAATGATTTTCTCGGCCGTTCATCTTCAGAGCATTCAGGATCTGGAGAAAATCTATGACACGATGAGCAAGTGCATGGAAGATTATTACGGAGACAAGGCTGAACGGGACACGGTAAAACAGAGAGTAAGTGATCTGCTCCGTTTTCTGCAGAATGAGCGAAGCAAAAACATCAAAAAGCTGGACAACCTGAACAAGGACCTGCTGGAAGCAGACGATGCGGACAAGTTCAGACTATGGGGCGAGTTGCTGTTTGCCTCCCTGCATCAGGTTCACAAAGGGGACAAGAGCGTGGAGCTTGTGAACTTCTACGATGAAGACCAAGCCAACATTACCATTCAGCTTGATCCACTGCTTACACCATCTGACAACGCACAACGTTATTTCAAGCGGTATAACAAATACAAGAACAGTCTGGCTGTCATTCATGAGCAGCTTGGCAAAACCAAAGACGAGATTGACTACCTCGATAACCTGTTACAGCAGCTCTCCATTGCATCGATGAACGATATTGAGGAAATACGGGATGAGCTTGTACAGCAAGGATACCTTCGTGACCGGAATAAAAAGGGTAAAAAGAAGAAGAAAAGTGACCGTCCAACCGTACACCAGTTCACCTCCTCCGAGGGGATTGATATTCTTGTGGGCAAAAACAACCTGCAAAATGAGTACGTGACCAACCGTCTCGCTTCTTCCAACGACACCTGGCTGCATACCAAAGACATTCCAGGTTCACATGTCGTTATTCGCAGTACGGACTTTGGTGAAGCTACATTGGAAGAAGCAGCACAGCTTGCTGCCTATTTCAGCCAAGCCAAGGAATCCAGCAGTGTGCCTGTGGATTACACATTTATCCGTCATGTACGCAAACCAAGTGGTGCGAAGCCTGGTTTTGTGATCTATGATCATCAGAAGACCTTGTTTGTCACGCCAAATGATGAATTGATCAAAAGTCTGCCATCCACGATTAAAAATGGATAG
- a CDS encoding DUF370 domain-containing protein, with amino-acid sequence MAIKLINIGFGNIVSANRIISIVSPESAPIKRIIQEARDRHMLIDATYGRRTRAVIITDSDHVILSAVQPETVAHRLSSKDDDNDE; translated from the coding sequence ATGGCAATCAAACTCATTAACATTGGATTCGGTAACATCGTATCGGCGAACCGGATTATATCCATCGTGAGTCCGGAATCGGCGCCGATCAAGAGAATTATACAAGAGGCAAGAGATCGTCACATGCTGATTGATGCAACGTACGGAAGACGTACTCGTGCCGTAATTATTACGGATAGCGATCATGTCATTTTGTCTGCAGTTCAGCCTGAGACGGTCGCCCATCGTCTTTCTTCGAAAGATGATGATAACGACGAATAA
- a CDS encoding calcium-translocating P-type ATPase, SERCA-type has product MEHTKWHQLSDEELRNTLGVSPQEGLTDEAVAEKRKVVGSNELSEGKRISPITLLLNQFKDFMVLVLMGATLVSGLLGEYLDAVTIVAIIVLNAILGFVQEFRAERSLRALKQLSAPLAKVLRSGQEVHLAAKQLVPGDIIMVESGDRIPADVRWLQTNSLDVEESALTGESVPVSKHCLPIADEDVPLGDQKNIGFMGTMVTRGTAKGVVIRTGMETEMGKIADLIQNTEEQETPLQHRLEQLGKILIFVALGLTIMVVVAGILHGQPAVGMFLAGVSLAVAAIPEGLPAIVTIALALGVQRMIKRKAIVRKLPSVETLGCASVICSDKTGTLTQNKMTVTDVWLEGRNIKVTGDGYAPEGQMLENGRMVELKSDQSLRRMLQISALCNNASIVESVASEVGSKKKGKDTKKDGKKNTKKGDLKEETVQRDNVFWELKGDPTEGALVTLASKMGLTPSGLKELYARQQEFPFDSERKRMSVLVHHQGGRMIYTKGAPDVLIGHCSYILWEGKVVPFTGTLRQKVMAANESMAGAALRVLGMAYREVRPEEKVADEHAAESQLVFVGLAGMIDPPRREVRDAIATCRKAGIRTVMITGDHGTTAEAIAHQLGILPRGGASLSGQQLAGMTDEQLDKQVEGIYVFSRVSPEHKLRIVKSLQRKGHVVAMTGDGVNDAPAIKAADIGIAMGITGTDVTKEASALILSDDNFSTIVAAIEEGRNIYENIRKFIRYLLASNVGEILTMFFAMMMGLPLPLVPIQILWVNLVTDGLPAMALGVDQPEKDLMEHKPRGAKENIFARRLGWKIVSRGVLIGLCTLGAFWLTLQAAPENPGQLIKAQSVAFATLVLAQLIHVFDCRSSRSIFHRNPLQNKYLVLAVISSVVLMLVVMYVEPLQPIFKTVPLGLREWALCIVAAGIPTFLMGAGSVWGGRRNRRRMGGSGRFVPKSTKFSA; this is encoded by the coding sequence ATGGAACATACCAAGTGGCATCAACTTAGTGATGAAGAGCTTCGTAACACTCTTGGCGTCAGCCCGCAGGAAGGATTGACGGATGAAGCTGTAGCAGAGAAGAGGAAAGTGGTCGGTTCGAATGAGCTGAGCGAGGGGAAACGCATATCTCCAATTACATTGCTCTTGAATCAGTTCAAGGATTTTATGGTGCTGGTGTTGATGGGAGCAACGTTGGTATCCGGATTACTGGGTGAGTATCTGGATGCGGTAACGATTGTGGCTATTATCGTACTGAATGCAATTCTGGGGTTTGTACAGGAATTCCGGGCTGAACGATCTCTTCGTGCATTAAAACAGTTGTCTGCACCTCTTGCCAAAGTGCTTCGTTCAGGCCAGGAAGTACACCTTGCCGCCAAACAACTTGTCCCCGGGGATATTATTATGGTGGAGAGTGGGGACCGCATACCCGCTGATGTGCGCTGGCTGCAAACGAACAGTCTGGATGTCGAGGAGTCGGCACTTACCGGGGAATCGGTTCCTGTAAGCAAACATTGCCTTCCGATTGCGGACGAGGACGTTCCGCTGGGTGATCAGAAGAATATTGGTTTTATGGGTACCATGGTTACTCGTGGCACAGCCAAAGGTGTGGTTATCCGTACGGGGATGGAGACCGAGATGGGCAAAATCGCCGATCTGATCCAAAATACGGAGGAGCAAGAAACACCTTTACAGCACAGGCTGGAGCAATTGGGCAAAATTCTGATTTTTGTCGCATTGGGATTAACCATTATGGTTGTCGTCGCAGGGATATTGCACGGACAACCAGCCGTTGGCATGTTTCTGGCTGGGGTCAGCCTCGCGGTGGCTGCCATACCAGAGGGTCTGCCGGCCATTGTAACCATTGCACTCGCACTAGGCGTACAGCGTATGATCAAACGTAAAGCCATTGTACGCAAACTGCCTTCCGTCGAAACTCTTGGCTGTGCATCTGTAATCTGTTCGGATAAGACTGGTACGCTCACCCAGAACAAGATGACGGTAACGGATGTGTGGCTGGAGGGACGTAACATCAAGGTTACCGGGGATGGTTACGCACCTGAAGGGCAGATGCTGGAGAACGGTCGTATGGTGGAACTGAAGAGTGACCAGTCCCTGCGCAGAATGCTTCAGATTAGTGCGCTTTGCAACAATGCGAGTATTGTGGAAAGTGTTGCAAGCGAGGTGGGGAGCAAGAAAAAGGGTAAGGATACCAAAAAAGACGGCAAGAAAAACACGAAAAAAGGTGACCTCAAAGAAGAAACCGTTCAACGAGATAATGTATTCTGGGAGCTGAAAGGTGATCCGACGGAAGGGGCACTCGTCACACTGGCCTCCAAAATGGGGCTTACTCCATCCGGACTCAAAGAGTTGTATGCCCGCCAGCAGGAATTCCCGTTTGATTCGGAGCGAAAACGCATGTCGGTCCTCGTTCATCATCAGGGAGGCCGAATGATCTACACCAAAGGTGCACCGGATGTGTTGATCGGACACTGCAGTTATATTTTGTGGGAAGGCAAGGTCGTACCTTTCACTGGAACGCTGCGACAGAAAGTGATGGCAGCTAACGAGAGCATGGCCGGAGCGGCACTGCGTGTCCTCGGAATGGCCTATCGTGAAGTGCGGCCGGAAGAAAAAGTGGCTGACGAACACGCCGCCGAGAGTCAGCTTGTCTTCGTAGGACTTGCAGGTATGATAGATCCACCGCGTCGTGAAGTGCGAGATGCAATTGCAACATGCCGCAAAGCAGGCATTCGTACCGTCATGATCACAGGTGATCATGGAACAACGGCAGAAGCCATTGCGCATCAGTTGGGGATTCTTCCACGCGGAGGCGCATCGTTAAGTGGTCAGCAACTGGCAGGCATGACAGACGAGCAACTGGATAAACAGGTAGAGGGCATATATGTGTTCTCAAGAGTGTCTCCTGAACACAAGCTTCGTATCGTGAAATCGTTACAACGCAAAGGGCATGTCGTCGCGATGACGGGTGATGGAGTCAATGATGCTCCAGCCATTAAAGCGGCTGACATCGGGATTGCGATGGGCATCACAGGCACAGATGTGACGAAGGAAGCTTCGGCGCTCATTCTGAGTGATGATAACTTCTCAACGATCGTGGCTGCGATTGAAGAAGGCCGTAATATTTATGAGAACATTCGCAAGTTTATCCGTTATTTGCTGGCATCAAACGTGGGCGAAATATTGACAATGTTCTTTGCAATGATGATGGGCTTGCCGCTACCACTCGTACCTATCCAGATTCTGTGGGTTAACCTGGTGACGGATGGTTTGCCTGCAATGGCGCTCGGGGTAGACCAGCCGGAGAAAGATTTGATGGAACACAAACCCCGTGGAGCCAAGGAAAACATTTTTGCCCGCAGACTGGGTTGGAAAATCGTCAGCCGGGGTGTGTTGATTGGATTGTGCACACTCGGAGCGTTCTGGCTTACCTTACAGGCTGCACCGGAGAATCCGGGTCAACTCATCAAGGCACAGTCTGTAGCTTTTGCTACACTCGTTTTGGCGCAACTTATCCATGTTTTTGATTGCCGTAGTTCACGGTCCATCTTCCACCGGAATCCTTTACAGAACAAATATCTGGTTCTTGCGGTTATTTCATCGGTTGTACTGATGCTGGTTGTCATGTACGTTGAACCATTGCAGCCGATCTTCAAAACCGTACCTCTGGGATTGCGTGAATGGGCGCTCTGTATCGTTGCTGCAGGCATTCCAACGTTCCTTATGGGCGCAGGCAGCGTGTGGGGTGGTCGTCGTAACCGCCGCCGTATGGGTGGTTCTGGCCGCTTCGTACCGAAAAGTACAAAGTTTTCAGCATAA
- a CDS encoding YicC/YloC family endoribonuclease has protein sequence MSFSMTGYGQSAFHFGGYKVQLEIKSVNHRYCEVMMRLPREWTYYEDGLRKIVQSRLKRGRIDVYVMKEKEEDQALPAVLNEQTVRAYLQAAEQLETQYGMQGKPSIVDMLGLPDVMVHSDGTSSIPEEQKDEWERVLQEGLKEALSSLEQMRAREGLHLASDLERRITRLESLHTEMLDLAPTVVSDYRNKLRQRLTEMQEEGSFPFDEHKLGMEIAMFADRSNIEEELTRLQSHFGQSRELLKSDEPVGRKLDFLIQEMNREVNTIGSKANHLALVNRVVEMKAELEKIREQAANIE, from the coding sequence ATGTCATTCAGTATGACCGGATACGGTCAATCCGCCTTTCATTTTGGCGGCTATAAGGTACAATTAGAGATCAAATCTGTTAATCATCGTTATTGCGAAGTGATGATGCGTCTGCCAAGAGAGTGGACGTATTATGAAGACGGTTTGAGGAAAATCGTACAGAGTCGTTTGAAACGTGGGCGGATTGATGTTTATGTAATGAAAGAAAAAGAGGAAGACCAGGCTCTTCCCGCTGTTCTGAATGAACAGACGGTCAGGGCCTATCTGCAGGCTGCAGAGCAACTGGAGACCCAATATGGAATGCAGGGCAAACCAAGTATTGTGGATATGCTTGGTCTGCCGGACGTCATGGTTCATTCGGATGGGACAAGTTCCATTCCCGAAGAGCAGAAGGACGAATGGGAGCGAGTTCTGCAGGAAGGATTGAAAGAGGCTCTGTCCAGCCTTGAACAGATGCGCGCTCGCGAGGGTCTTCATCTGGCCAGTGATCTGGAACGGCGGATTACCCGTCTGGAGTCACTGCATACCGAGATGCTTGATCTTGCACCGACTGTGGTAAGTGATTACCGCAACAAGCTAAGACAGAGGCTTACGGAAATGCAGGAAGAAGGCTCTTTCCCTTTTGATGAGCATAAATTGGGTATGGAAATTGCAATGTTTGCCGATCGTTCTAACATAGAAGAGGAGCTTACGCGTCTACAGAGTCACTTTGGACAGAGCAGGGAACTGCTGAAGAGTGATGAACCCGTAGGTCGTAAGTTGGACTTTCTAATTCAAGAGATGAATCGGGAAGTCAATACGATTGGATCAAAAGCCAACCATTTGGCTCTGGTGAATCGTGTTGTCGAGATGAAGGCAGAGCTGGAGAAGATTCGCGAGCAAGCGGCGAATATCGAATGA
- the rpoZ gene encoding DNA-directed RNA polymerase subunit omega: MLYPSIDEMMNKVDSKYSLVVAASRRARQLREGEKTDLRGARSHKQVGVALEEIYGDLLVVIKGQDEEEE; the protein is encoded by the coding sequence ATGCTGTATCCTTCTATTGATGAAATGATGAACAAAGTCGACAGCAAGTATTCCCTTGTTGTTGCTGCTTCCCGCCGGGCTAGACAGCTACGTGAAGGTGAAAAAACGGATTTAAGAGGTGCGAGATCCCATAAACAAGTTGGCGTTGCACTGGAAGAAATCTATGGAGACCTGCTCGTTGTCATCAAAGGACAGGACGAAGAAGAAGAGTAA
- the gmk gene encoding guanylate kinase: MSKGLLVVLSGPSGVGKGTVCSALRKRVPELIYSVSATTRQPRLGEEHGVNYFFRSHEEFQNMIAEDQLLEHAEYVGNYYGTPRDFVEKTINEGRDIILEIEVQGALKVKEKFPEGIFVFLLPPSLDELKDRIQGRGTESQATIDHRMSVAVDEISLLEQYDYAVVNDEIDLACKRIESIIIAEHCKINK, encoded by the coding sequence ATGTCTAAGGGATTACTGGTAGTGTTGTCCGGCCCATCTGGGGTCGGGAAGGGTACTGTATGCAGCGCTTTGCGCAAACGGGTGCCGGAATTGATCTATTCCGTATCGGCAACAACCCGTCAGCCTCGTCTGGGTGAAGAACATGGTGTGAACTATTTCTTCAGAAGTCATGAAGAGTTCCAGAACATGATTGCTGAAGATCAATTGTTGGAACATGCGGAGTATGTTGGTAATTATTACGGAACACCGCGTGATTTTGTAGAGAAAACGATTAACGAAGGCCGCGACATCATTCTGGAGATTGAGGTTCAAGGCGCGTTAAAAGTGAAAGAGAAATTCCCGGAAGGGATCTTTGTTTTCCTGCTTCCTCCTTCATTGGACGAGCTGAAAGATCGCATTCAGGGCCGTGGTACCGAAAGCCAAGCGACCATTGATCACCGGATGTCCGTGGCGGTTGATGAGATCAGTCTGCTGGAGCAGTATGATTACGCTGTTGTTAATGATGAAATTGATTTGGCGTGCAAGAGAATAGAAAGCATCATAATCGCCGAACATTGTAAGATCAATAAATAA